In one Poecilia reticulata strain Guanapo linkage group LG8, Guppy_female_1.0+MT, whole genome shotgun sequence genomic region, the following are encoded:
- the prkcsh gene encoding glucosidase 2 subunit beta — protein MVMFGHFVLLVLIGGAMSAEVQRPRGVPLSKRQFYEEDKPFTCLDGSRTIPFDRVNDDYCDCLDGSDEPGTAACPNGNFHCTNAGFRPGFIPSSRVNDGICDCCDTTDEYNSGVDCQNTCRELGRKEKEELQKIAEIAKEGFMFKKQLIHEAKQGLEDKKSKLEDVQNSKKDLEAKVEALRTVKETAEQPEKEAKEHHLKAWEEQKAIIRTEKDKARMADVFLELDDDDDGFVSFTELQSHSELDPDSDASFTEAEAQGLLGGVDKVDTVVFETVWNNIKEKYVSESTADVPPPGEAAQEETRDTSSDNDSENYPDEDIPEEEEDEDMDEDDDDMDEGDYKPPSTSRTDDKKDDDEEGTMPPYDQETQTLIDSAQKARDEFNEAEKALREVEDQIRNLEKEISFDFGPSSEFAYLYSQCYELTTGEYVYRLCPFNRVSQKPKFGGSETNLGTWGKWAGPEDNIYSLMKYEHGTGCWQGPNRSTTVKLTCGKETVVTSTSEPSRCEYLMEFTSPAICQDPASSDSGHSDHEEL, from the exons ATGGTAATGTTCGGTCACTTcgtgctgctggttctgatcggCGGAGCCATGTCTGCGGAGGTTCAACGTCCCCGCGGTGTTCCCTTGTCAA AACGCCAGTTTTATGAAGAGGACAAACCTTTTACGTGTCTGGATGGATCCCGTACTATTCCCTTTGACAGAGTAAATGACGACTACTGTGACTGTCTGGATGGTTCTGATGAGCCAG GTACTGCTGCTTGCCCCAATGGCAACTTTCACTGCACCAATGCGGGTTTTAGACCAGGCTTCATCCCTTCCTCCCGCGTCAATGATGGAATATGTG ATTGCTGTGACACTACTGATGAGTACAACAGTGGTGTTGACTGTCAAAACACCTGCAG GGAGTTGGGTCGCAAAGAGAAGGAAGAACTGCAGAAGATAGCAGAAATCGCAAAAGAAGgctttatgtttaaaaaacagcttATCCACGAGGCCAAACAGGGGCTAGAGGACAAGAAG AGTAAACTAGAAGATGTCCAGAACAGTAAGAAAGATCTGGAAGCAAAGGTTGAAGCACTGAGAACAGTTAAGGAGACTGCAGAGCAACCAGAGAAAGAAGCTAAAGAGCACCATCTGAAGGCCTGGGAAG aacaaaaaGCTATCATTCGTACGGAGAAAGACAAGGCTAGGATGGCCGACGTGTTTCTTGAACtggatgatgatgacgatggcTT tgtgtcATTTACTGAACTTCAGTCCCATTCTGAGCTTGATCCAGATTCTGATGCTTCATTCACAGAAGCAGAAGCTCAG GGTTTGTTAGGTGGAGTGGACAAAGTGGACACAGTAGTATTTGAGACTGTCTGGaataatattaaagaaaaatatgtttctgag TCCACTGCAGACGTCCCTCCACCAGGGGAAGCTGCACAAGAGGAAACCCGAGATACATCCTCCGACAATGACTCTGAAAACTACCCTGATGAGGACATcccagaggaagaagaagatgaagacaTGGATGAAGATGATGACGATATGGATGAAGGAGACTATAAG CCCCCTTCAACGTCGCGAACTGATGACAAGAAGGACGATGATGAAGAGGGCACTATGCCACCCTATGACCAAGAAACACAGACTCTCATTGATT CCGCTCAGAAAGCCAGGGATGAGTTCAATGAGGCAGAGAAAGCTCTGCGGGAGGTGGAAGATCAGATCAG GAACCTTGAGAAGGAAATCTCTTTTGACTTCGGACCCAGTTCTGAGTTTGCCTACCTCTACAGCCAGTGTTACGAACTGACCACTGGCGA GTATGTCTACAGACTTTGTCCCTTTAACAGAGTATCACAGAAACCCAAATTTGGTGGATCAGAGACTAATTTAGG AACATGGGGTAAATGGGCCGGTCCTGAGGATAACATCTACTCTCTGATGAAGTACGAACATGGAACCGGGTGTTGGCAAGGCCCCAACAGATCCACCACT GTTAAGTTAACATGTGGAAAGGAAACGGTTGTGACATCTACATCAGAGCCGAGTCGCTGTGAATATCTGATGGAGTTCACCAGCCCTGCTATCTGCCAGGACCCCGCAAGCTCTGATTCAGGACATTCTGACCATGAGGAGCTCTAG